One Ignavibacterium sp. DNA segment encodes these proteins:
- a CDS encoding T9SS type A sorting domain-containing protein, whose protein sequence is MKRLVFNISKLNIVSILAFLFCASQINYSQTWVKKVDGFSMWSIAKDYAGNIYAGTSGSARGIFKSTDGGDTWTNVFSTGTSNYLYIACDSLNNVYVANVSNGLIYSTDGGQNFTTIPASVFGGHNINSVACGKNGHIFAGATSGGIWRSTDYGATFTNTGLFTYSIVEIKVDKFNSDIIYAGSSSTTANGFFISTDGGATFGNETLTTNVWEILQTSTDIIYAVTTSSPYPFNKSTDGGLTWTATGNQPGAMRGGTLDLTDNIYLAGNGGVFKSTDGGASFLNHNLTFSSNEMLTFNNKILVCVSGSANGGVWIYTDSTIIPVELSGFTAVSNNGKIELNWTTVTELNNSGFEVQRSNDGIDFEKIGFVPGFGTSAEKHFYSFIDDKAVDIRYFYRLKQIDFDGSYKYSDVIETKNIQKLSYSLEQNYPNPFNPSTSIQYAIGNRQFVQIKIYDVLGNEITTLVNEVKPQGRYEVNFNAGSLANGVYIYKIQTGDFISSKKMILIK, encoded by the coding sequence ATGAAACGTCTTGTGTTCAATATATCTAAATTGAATATTGTTTCAATCTTGGCATTTCTTTTCTGTGCATCTCAAATTAACTATTCACAAACGTGGGTTAAAAAAGTTGATGGCTTTTCTATGTGGTCAATTGCAAAAGATTACGCAGGTAACATTTATGCAGGCACTTCAGGCTCAGCAAGAGGAATATTTAAATCCACAGATGGCGGAGATACCTGGACAAATGTTTTTTCAACCGGAACTTCTAATTATCTGTACATTGCCTGTGATTCTCTTAACAATGTTTATGTTGCAAATGTTTCTAATGGTTTGATTTACTCTACTGATGGCGGACAGAATTTTACAACAATTCCAGCAAGCGTTTTTGGAGGACATAACATCAATTCCGTTGCCTGTGGAAAGAACGGACATATCTTTGCTGGAGCTACCAGTGGTGGAATCTGGCGGAGTACTGATTATGGCGCTACTTTTACCAATACAGGTCTGTTCACTTATAGTATCGTCGAGATTAAAGTAGATAAATTTAATTCTGATATTATTTATGCTGGTTCATCCTCCACTACCGCAAACGGATTTTTTATTTCTACTGATGGCGGTGCAACATTTGGCAATGAAACACTTACCACAAATGTTTGGGAAATCTTACAGACTTCAACCGACATAATCTATGCTGTAACAACTTCATCACCATATCCATTCAACAAATCAACTGATGGAGGATTGACCTGGACTGCAACCGGTAATCAGCCAGGAGCAATGCGGGGAGGGACTTTGGATTTAACAGATAATATTTACCTTGCAGGTAACGGCGGTGTGTTTAAATCCACTGATGGGGGAGCTTCATTTTTAAATCATAATTTAACTTTCAGCTCTAATGAAATGTTAACTTTTAATAATAAAATTTTGGTTTGTGTTTCAGGTTCAGCAAACGGAGGTGTGTGGATCTATACAGATTCAACTATAATTCCCGTTGAGCTGTCAGGTTTTACTGCAGTTTCAAATAATGGAAAGATTGAATTAAATTGGACAACTGTTACTGAGCTTAATAACTCTGGTTTTGAAGTACAGAGAAGTAATGATGGAATCGATTTTGAAAAGATTGGTTTTGTACCCGGTTTCGGAACCTCAGCAGAAAAACACTTCTACAGTTTTATTGATGATAAAGCGGTTGATATCAGATATTTCTACAGACTAAAACAAATCGACTTTGATGGCAGTTATAAATACTCAGATGTAATCGAAACAAAGAATATTCAGAAACTAAGCTATTCATTGGAACAAAATTACCCGAATCCATTTAACCCATCTACCAGTATTCAGTACGCAATAGGCAATAGACAGTTTGTGCAAATAAAAATTTACGATGTTCTGGGAAATGAAATTACAACTCTTGTTAATGAAGTAAAGCCGCAAGGAAGATATGAAGTAAACTTCAATGCAGGCTCGTTAGCAAACGGAGTGTATATTTACAAAATTCAAACTGGTGATTTTATTTCATCAAAGAAGATGATTCTGATCAAGTAA